The Sinomonas sp. P10A9 genome includes a window with the following:
- a CDS encoding amino acid ABC transporter permease, with protein MSTLFDNLDLFTTGFRNTIILFLVSGFFALILGTVVGAMRVSPVPALRAFGTLYVNVIRNTPLTLVLFFFALGYPKLGLPQIDFMTAATIGLSLYTATYVAEVLRSGINTVPVGQAEAARAIGLTFTQTLNLVILPQSFRSVLPPLFSVLIALLKNTTVAAGFSVAEAGAIRANLSERGYPAMEGLLWVALFFVILVLVLAQLQRYFEKKWKVAR; from the coding sequence GTGAGCACCCTCTTCGACAATCTCGATCTCTTCACGACCGGATTCCGGAACACGATCATCCTGTTCCTTGTCTCCGGGTTCTTCGCCCTCATCCTGGGCACGGTCGTGGGCGCAATGCGCGTCTCCCCCGTCCCTGCCCTGAGGGCCTTCGGGACGCTGTACGTGAACGTCATCCGCAACACCCCTCTGACGCTCGTCCTGTTCTTCTTCGCGCTCGGGTACCCCAAACTCGGACTTCCGCAGATTGACTTCATGACGGCTGCGACGATCGGCCTGAGCCTGTACACCGCGACCTACGTCGCCGAGGTGCTCCGCTCCGGCATCAACACTGTCCCGGTCGGGCAGGCCGAGGCCGCCCGCGCCATCGGCCTCACCTTCACCCAGACCCTGAACCTCGTGATCCTTCCGCAGTCGTTCCGGAGTGTGCTGCCGCCGCTGTTCAGCGTTCTCATCGCGCTCCTGAAGAACACCACGGTCGCCGCTGGGTTCTCGGTCGCGGAGGCGGGTGCGATCCGCGCCAACCTCTCCGAGCGCGGGTACCCCGCCATGGAGGGCCTCCTATGGGTAGCGCTGTTCTTCGTGATCCTCGTCCTGGTCCTCGCCCAGCTGCAACGCTATTTCGAGAAGAAGTGGAAGGTGGCCCGATGA
- a CDS encoding amino acid ABC transporter permease, with protein sequence MSSVLYDAPGRKARSRHLLLGIVGSVVILAIVAFVIWRFAESGQFSAAKWKIFTFPLVQQTILQAVGATLSAFAVASVGSLVLGMALAIGRLSDRAWVSRPFHWFTELFRAIPVLILMMMIYYGLPPLFHVNWPPFVAVVVALILYNGSVLAEVFRAGIEALPKGQSEAGYAIGLRKSQVMQSILLPQAVRSMLPVIISQLVVTLKDTALGFIVTYNEILFQAKYFGSQAQYGSPIVPAALVAGVLYVGMCLILSGLAKYAESRLRASQRVAKPKKGTPTAAAEAAATGI encoded by the coding sequence ATGAGCTCCGTCCTCTACGACGCCCCGGGCCGCAAGGCCCGCTCCCGGCACCTCCTGCTGGGAATCGTCGGCAGCGTCGTGATCCTGGCCATCGTCGCGTTTGTGATCTGGCGATTCGCCGAGTCCGGCCAATTCAGCGCGGCGAAGTGGAAGATCTTCACCTTCCCTTTGGTCCAGCAGACGATTCTCCAAGCGGTGGGCGCGACGCTCTCGGCGTTCGCGGTAGCCTCGGTCGGAAGCCTCGTTCTGGGCATGGCCCTCGCGATCGGACGGCTCTCGGACCGCGCATGGGTGTCCCGGCCGTTCCACTGGTTCACCGAGCTCTTCCGCGCGATCCCGGTCCTCATCCTCATGATGATGATCTACTACGGGCTTCCGCCGCTCTTCCACGTGAACTGGCCGCCATTCGTTGCCGTGGTCGTCGCCCTGATCCTCTACAACGGTTCGGTCCTCGCGGAAGTCTTCCGTGCCGGGATCGAGGCGCTCCCCAAGGGCCAGAGCGAGGCTGGTTATGCGATCGGCCTGCGCAAGTCCCAGGTCATGCAGAGCATCCTGCTGCCCCAGGCCGTGCGCTCGATGCTTCCCGTGATCATCTCGCAGCTCGTAGTGACCCTCAAGGACACGGCGCTCGGCTTCATCGTGACGTACAACGAGATCCTGTTCCAGGCGAAGTACTTCGGCTCGCAGGCGCAGTACGGCTCCCCCATCGTGCCCGCCGCGCTCGTTGCCGGCGTGCTGTACGTGGGCATGTGCCTCATCCTCTCGGGCCTCGCGAAGTATGCAGAGAGCCGCCTACGGGCCAGCCAGCGGGTGGCCAAGCCCAAGAAGGGCACCCCCACTGCCGCCGCCGAGGCTGCGGCAACGGGCATCTGA
- the dapE gene encoding succinyl-diaminopimelate desuccinylase, producing MTSAPSPALPLNLSQEVSLLTAALVDVESVSGGETPLADAVEAALRAQTSLEVTRDGDAIVARSRLGHSDRVILAGHLDTVPLPATAGARGTVPSSWDGTPGEGVLWGRGTTDMKGGVAVQLALAARLFPSNAGTGHDGAGAPAAAATAGRDVTFVFYDHEEVEAAKSGLGRLALNRPDLLAGDFAILLEPTNGTVEGGCNGTLRVEATTVGEAAHSARAWMGKNAIHAAAPILARLAAYEPATVTVDGLDYRESLNAVGISGGTAGNVIPDRCVVTINYRFAPDKSLEEAEALVGALLDGFDVVRTDGAPGARPGLTHPAAAAFVAVVGREPLPKYGWTDVARFSELGVPAVNFGPGDALLAHKDDERVAAEDVRACLSALEVWLTA from the coding sequence GTGACTTCCGCCCCCTCACCCGCCCTTCCGCTCAACCTCAGCCAGGAGGTCTCGCTCCTCACCGCAGCGCTCGTCGACGTCGAAAGCGTCTCCGGCGGGGAGACGCCGCTCGCCGACGCAGTCGAGGCTGCGCTGCGCGCGCAGACCTCGCTCGAGGTGACGCGCGACGGCGACGCGATCGTCGCGCGGTCGCGTCTGGGGCACTCCGATCGGGTCATCCTCGCCGGACACCTCGACACGGTGCCGCTGCCCGCGACGGCGGGTGCCCGCGGCACGGTCCCGTCGTCGTGGGACGGCACTCCGGGGGAGGGTGTCCTGTGGGGACGCGGCACGACGGACATGAAGGGCGGGGTCGCCGTGCAGCTCGCCCTCGCGGCCCGCCTCTTCCCTTCGAACGCGGGTACCGGGCACGACGGCGCAGGCGCGCCTGCCGCTGCTGCGACCGCTGGGCGCGATGTCACGTTCGTCTTCTACGACCACGAAGAGGTGGAGGCCGCCAAGAGCGGGCTTGGAAGGCTGGCGCTCAACCGTCCGGACCTGCTCGCGGGCGACTTTGCCATCCTTCTCGAGCCGACCAACGGCACCGTAGAGGGCGGCTGCAACGGCACGCTCCGGGTCGAAGCCACGACGGTCGGGGAGGCGGCGCATTCGGCACGGGCGTGGATGGGGAAGAATGCGATCCACGCTGCGGCGCCGATCCTTGCCCGGCTCGCGGCCTACGAGCCCGCCACGGTGACCGTCGACGGCCTCGACTACCGCGAGAGCCTGAACGCGGTCGGGATCTCGGGCGGCACTGCGGGCAATGTCATCCCCGACCGCTGCGTCGTGACGATCAACTACCGCTTCGCGCCCGACAAGAGCCTCGAGGAGGCCGAGGCTCTTGTGGGCGCACTCCTGGACGGCTTCGACGTGGTCCGCACCGACGGCGCACCGGGTGCCCGGCCGGGGCTCACCCACCCGGCGGCCGCCGCGTTCGTCGCCGTCGTGGGCCGGGAGCCTCTGCCCAAGTATGGCTGGACTGATGTTGCCCGCTTCTCCGAGCTCGGGGTCCCGGCGGTGAACTTCGGCCCGGGGGACGCGCTCCTCGCGCACAAGGATGACGAGCGAGTGGCCGCCGAGGACGTCCGCGCCTGTCTGTCCGCACTCGAGGTCTGGCTCACCGCCTAG
- the dapD gene encoding 2,3,4,5-tetrahydropyridine-2,6-dicarboxylate N-succinyltransferase yields MTESTAASRAAHGFGLATIHVAPSADGEGTATVLDVWFPAPQLGEAAAHLADDAVVDSAPADLVAAADNGDDADRSTQTKVVFVQIDLDQAPADTADAYLRLHLLSHRLVQPNTINLDGVFGKLPNVVWTNFGPCHTSEFETTRARLRRRGAVTVFGVDKFPRMVDYVLPSGVRIADADRVRLGAHLAEGTTVMHEGFVNFNAGTLGSSMVEGRISAGVVVGDGTDVGGGASIMGTLSGGGKERISLGERVLLGANSGVGISIGDDSVVEAGLYVTAGTRVRISGFKDAFGENAEKVVKAIDLSGQPNLLFRRNSTNGQVEALPRAGQTVELNEALHAN; encoded by the coding sequence ATGACTGAAAGCACTGCCGCATCCCGCGCTGCCCACGGCTTCGGGCTCGCCACGATCCACGTTGCTCCGTCCGCTGATGGGGAAGGCACGGCGACCGTGCTCGACGTCTGGTTCCCGGCCCCGCAGCTCGGCGAGGCCGCAGCGCACCTCGCGGACGACGCCGTCGTGGACTCCGCCCCCGCCGACCTCGTCGCGGCCGCGGACAACGGCGACGACGCCGATCGCAGCACCCAGACGAAGGTCGTCTTCGTCCAGATCGACCTCGACCAGGCCCCCGCCGACACGGCGGACGCCTACCTGCGCCTGCACCTCCTCTCCCACCGTCTCGTGCAGCCCAACACGATCAACCTCGACGGCGTGTTCGGCAAGCTCCCCAACGTGGTATGGACCAACTTCGGGCCGTGCCACACCTCCGAGTTCGAGACGACCCGAGCCAGGCTGCGCCGCCGCGGAGCCGTCACGGTGTTCGGCGTGGACAAGTTCCCCCGCATGGTCGACTACGTGCTCCCCTCCGGCGTGCGCATCGCCGACGCCGACCGCGTACGGCTCGGCGCGCACCTCGCCGAGGGCACCACGGTGATGCATGAGGGCTTCGTGAACTTCAACGCCGGTACGCTCGGCAGCTCGATGGTCGAGGGCCGCATCTCAGCGGGCGTCGTGGTCGGCGACGGCACGGACGTCGGCGGCGGCGCATCGATCATGGGCACGCTCTCGGGCGGCGGCAAGGAGCGGATCTCGCTCGGCGAACGCGTCCTCCTGGGCGCCAACTCGGGTGTGGGCATCTCGATCGGCGACGACTCGGTGGTCGAGGCGGGCCTGTACGTGACTGCGGGCACGCGCGTGCGCATCAGCGGTTTCAAGGACGCATTCGGCGAGAACGCCGAAAAGGTCGTCAAGGCCATCGACCTCTCGGGCCAGCCGAATCTGCTCTTCCGCCGCAACTCGACGAACGGACAGGTCGAGGCGCTTCCCCGCGCGGGCCAGACGGTCGAGCTCAACGAGGCGCTGCACGCCAACTGA